A region from the Benincasa hispida cultivar B227 chromosome 8, ASM972705v1, whole genome shotgun sequence genome encodes:
- the LOC120083941 gene encoding uncharacterized protein LOC120083941, translated as MSNEGKPEVTLNAPFSRRLMKKNDEQQFKRFLELLKQLHINIPLIEALEQMPTYVKFFKDILTKKRKFRGLDVGHALCDLGAIINLMPLSIFKKLGIDEVQPTSVTLQLVDRTIKYPKGKIEEVLVKVDNLIFPADFIILDYEADRKVPIILRCSFLATGKV; from the exons ATGTCTAATGAGGGAAAGCCTGAAGTGACTTTGAACGCACCATTTTCTAGGcgtctgatgaagaagaatgatgaacaacaattCAAGCGCTTTCTTGAGCTCCTAAAGCAGCTACATATCAACATTCCACTGATAGAGGCTTTGGAGCAGATGCCAAcatatgtcaaattttttaaggacattttgacaaagaagagaaaattCA GAGGATTGGATGTGGGTCATGCATTATGCGATCTAGGAGCCATCATTAATCTCATgccactttcaatttttaagaaattggggATTGACGAAGTACAACCTACTTCTGTTACTCTTCAGCTTGTTGATAGAACAATTAAGTACCCAAAAGGGAAGATTGAAGAAGTTTTAGTGAAGGTTGACAATCTCATATTCCCAGCAGACTTTATTATCTTGGACTATGAAGCAGATAGGAAGGTACCAATTATCCTTAGATGCTCCTTCTTAGCTACTGGGAAAGTTTAA